In Streptomyces sp. DG2A-72, one genomic interval encodes:
- a CDS encoding DUF6114 domain-containing protein codes for MSAETPAATGQFSRRRLQFRAWRGTRPFWAGLFVLLGGIPIAYFPYAHLKIGHLTLAMATTAGAGSLIIGVLLVVLGISLWFQKHVRTFAGVAAILLALVSIPVSNLGGFLIGFLLAMVGGAMAVAWVPGEPPAPEAEETGKGEGGAPEGLTGPSADPLGEPIDLSGTSPANGANGRHSAG; via the coding sequence ATGAGCGCCGAGACTCCTGCCGCTACCGGCCAGTTCAGCCGCCGGAGGCTGCAGTTCCGCGCCTGGCGGGGCACCCGGCCGTTCTGGGCCGGGCTGTTCGTCCTCCTCGGCGGAATCCCTATCGCTTACTTCCCGTACGCCCATCTGAAGATCGGGCACCTGACGCTGGCGATGGCGACCACCGCGGGCGCCGGGTCCCTGATCATCGGCGTGCTGCTCGTCGTGCTCGGCATTAGCCTCTGGTTTCAGAAGCACGTACGCACCTTCGCGGGCGTAGCGGCGATCCTGCTGGCCCTGGTCTCCATCCCGGTGTCCAACCTGGGTGGCTTCCTCATCGGCTTCCTGCTGGCGATGGTCGGCGGTGCGATGGCCGTGGCCTGGGTGCCGGGTGAGCCGCCGGCACCGGAGGCGGAGGAGACCGGCAAGGGCGAGGGCGGCGCGCCCGAGGGCCTGACCGGGCCGAGCGCCGATCCGCTGGGTGAGCCGATCGATCTGTCAGGAACGAGCCCGGCGAACGGGGCGAACGGGAGGCACAGTGCCGGCTGA
- the pta gene encoding phosphate acetyltransferase produces the protein MTRSVYVTGIDRGDGRQVVELGVMELLTRQVDRVGVFRPLVHDGPDRLFELLRARYRLSQDPATVYGMDYHEASALQAEQGADELVSTLVDRFHLVARDYDVVLVLGTDYADTQFPDELALNARLANEFGASVIPVVGGRGQTAESVLAETRNAYRAYDGLGCDVLAMVTNRVAREDRDRIAERLTDRLPVPCYVVPDEPALSAPTVSQISHALGAKVVLGDDSGLARDALDFVFGGAMLPNFLSALTPGCLVVTPGDRADLVVGSLAAHSAGTPPIAGVLLTLNEVPSDEILTLAARLAPGTPVLSVSGNSFPTAAELFGMEGKLNAATPRKAETALGLFERYADTGDLLKRVSAPSSDRVTPMMFEHKLLEQARSDMRRVVLPEGTEPRVLHAAEVLLRRGVCDLTLLGPVDQIRKKAADLGIDLGDSQLIDPATSELRDGFAEQYAALRAHKGVTVELAYDVVSDVNYFGTLMVQEGLADGMVSGSVHSTAATIRPGFEIIKTKPDASIVSSVFFMCLADKVLVYGDCAVNPDPNAEQLADIAIQSAATAQQFGVEPRIAMLSYSTGTSGSGADVDKVREATELVRLRRPDLKIEGPIQYDAAVEPTVARTKLPESEVAGQASVLIFPDLNTGNNTYKAVQRSAGAIAVGPVLQGLRKPVNDLSRGALVQDIVNTVAITAIQAQTPSEKATAQ, from the coding sequence GTGACCCGCAGCGTGTACGTGACCGGTATCGACCGCGGCGACGGCCGCCAGGTCGTCGAGCTGGGGGTCATGGAACTGCTGACCCGGCAGGTCGACCGGGTGGGCGTCTTCCGCCCGCTCGTCCACGACGGACCCGACCGGCTGTTCGAGCTGCTGCGCGCCCGGTACCGGCTCTCGCAGGACCCGGCGACGGTCTACGGCATGGACTACCACGAGGCGTCCGCGCTCCAGGCCGAGCAGGGCGCGGACGAGCTGGTCTCCACCCTCGTCGACCGCTTCCATCTCGTCGCCCGGGACTACGACGTCGTCCTCGTCCTCGGCACCGACTACGCCGACACCCAGTTCCCGGACGAGCTGGCCCTCAACGCACGGCTGGCGAACGAGTTCGGCGCGTCCGTGATCCCGGTGGTCGGCGGCCGGGGGCAGACCGCCGAGTCCGTGCTCGCCGAGACCCGCAACGCCTACCGCGCCTACGACGGCCTCGGCTGCGACGTCCTCGCCATGGTCACCAACCGGGTCGCCCGCGAGGACCGCGACCGCATCGCCGAGCGGCTCACCGACCGGCTGCCGGTGCCCTGCTACGTCGTGCCGGACGAGCCCGCCCTCTCCGCGCCGACCGTCTCCCAGATCAGCCACGCCCTCGGCGCCAAGGTGGTGCTCGGCGACGACTCCGGGCTCGCCCGGGACGCGCTGGACTTCGTCTTCGGCGGCGCGATGCTGCCCAACTTCCTGAGCGCCCTGACCCCGGGCTGCCTGGTCGTCACGCCGGGCGACCGCGCCGACCTGGTCGTCGGCTCGCTCGCCGCGCACAGCGCCGGCACCCCGCCGATAGCGGGCGTACTGCTGACGCTCAACGAGGTGCCCAGCGACGAGATCCTCACGCTCGCCGCCCGCCTGGCCCCCGGCACCCCGGTCCTCTCGGTCTCCGGCAACAGCTTCCCGACGGCCGCCGAACTCTTCGGCATGGAAGGGAAGTTGAACGCGGCCACCCCGCGCAAGGCGGAGACCGCGCTCGGCCTGTTCGAGCGGTACGCCGACACCGGGGACCTGCTGAAGCGGGTCAGCGCCCCCAGCAGCGACCGCGTCACCCCGATGATGTTCGAGCACAAGCTCCTCGAACAGGCCCGCTCCGACATGCGCCGGGTCGTCCTCCCGGAGGGCACCGAGCCCCGCGTCCTGCACGCCGCCGAGGTCCTGCTGCGCCGCGGCGTCTGCGACCTCACCCTCCTCGGCCCGGTCGACCAGATCCGCAAGAAGGCCGCCGACCTCGGCATCGACCTCGGCGACTCCCAGCTGATCGACCCGGCCACCAGCGAGCTGCGCGACGGCTTCGCCGAGCAGTACGCCGCCCTGCGCGCCCACAAGGGCGTGACGGTGGAGCTGGCGTACGACGTGGTCTCCGACGTGAACTACTTCGGCACGCTGATGGTGCAGGAGGGCCTGGCCGACGGCATGGTGTCCGGGTCGGTGCACTCCACGGCCGCGACGATCCGCCCCGGCTTCGAAATCATCAAGACGAAGCCGGACGCGTCCATCGTGTCCTCCGTCTTCTTCATGTGCCTCGCCGACAAGGTCCTCGTCTACGGCGACTGCGCGGTCAACCCCGACCCGAACGCCGAGCAGCTCGCCGACATCGCCATCCAGTCCGCCGCGACCGCCCAGCAGTTCGGCGTGGAGCCGCGGATCGCGATGCTGTCGTACTCGACCGGTACGTCCGGCTCTGGCGCCGACGTCGACAAGGTGCGCGAGGCGACCGAGCTGGTGCGGCTGCGCAGGCCCGACCTGAAGATCGAGGGGCCGATCCAGTACGACGCCGCCGTGGAACCGACCGTCGCCCGCACCAAGCTGCCGGAGTCCGAAGTCGCCGGTCAGGCAAGCGTATTGATCTTCCCCGACCTGAACACCGGCAACAACACCTACAAGGCCGTGCAGCGTTCGGCCGGCGCGATCGCCGTCGGCCCGGTCCTTCAGGGTCTGCGCAAGCCGGTCAACGACCTCTCCCGCGGCGCCCTCGTCCAGGACATCGTCAACACCGTCGCCATCACGGCGATCCAGGCCCAGACCCCGAGCGAGAAGGCAACCGCACAGTGA
- a CDS encoding DUF6230 family protein, which yields MESQVRGGTRWKRFAVVMVPSVAATACIGIALGQGALAASFSVSGQSFKVTADKLVGTGFSQYGAIDAGTTLDGKKTAHPVAVSAFRDATITNMCQSVVTPNIPLLGSVSLTLKAGGGGTPVKAENLYIDVAELEANAVFKNIDIGVAAKDANKGPGMKENETSNPFGFAQQADEATLTDVKQTAWATTAGTFKLSGLKMSLSTGVKECY from the coding sequence ATGGAGTCCCAGGTGCGTGGCGGGACCAGATGGAAGCGGTTCGCTGTGGTGATGGTGCCCAGCGTCGCCGCCACGGCGTGTATAGGTATCGCTCTCGGCCAGGGCGCCCTCGCCGCGTCGTTCAGCGTGTCGGGGCAGTCGTTCAAGGTCACGGCCGACAAGCTCGTCGGCACAGGCTTCTCCCAGTACGGGGCCATTGACGCGGGGACCACCCTCGACGGCAAGAAGACGGCTCACCCCGTCGCGGTCTCGGCCTTCAGGGACGCCACGATCACGAACATGTGCCAGTCCGTGGTCACGCCGAACATCCCGCTGCTCGGTTCCGTCAGCCTGACGCTGAAGGCGGGCGGCGGCGGTACGCCGGTCAAGGCCGAGAACCTGTACATCGACGTCGCGGAGCTTGAGGCGAACGCCGTCTTCAAGAACATCGACATCGGCGTTGCCGCCAAGGACGCCAACAAGGGTCCTGGCATGAAGGAGAACGAGACCTCGAACCCGTTCGGGTTCGCGCAGCAGGCCGACGAGGCCACGCTGACCGACGTGAAGCAGACGGCGTGGGCGACCACCGCCGGAACCTTCAAGCTCAGCGGCCTGAAGATGTCGCTGTCGACGGGTGTCAAGGAGTGCTACTAA
- a CDS encoding TetR/AcrR family transcriptional regulator: protein MQSPTSAPRATGRPRSAAADTAILAATREALVELGWSKLTLGDVATRAGVAKTTLYRRWAGKNALVVDAVAALFDELELPDRGSLAADVEGVVLQFAALLDRPETKTALMALIAESTTDNALRARIRSSIVDRQKRLVLEGRARAQGRGELPTESDPEAAARTADLIFDVIAGAVVHRALVSAELVDAEWAQGFTKLLLNGLTASATA, encoded by the coding sequence ATGCAGAGCCCCACTTCCGCCCCACGCGCCACAGGACGCCCGCGCAGCGCCGCCGCGGACACCGCGATCCTCGCGGCCACGCGGGAGGCCCTGGTTGAGCTGGGCTGGTCGAAGCTCACCCTGGGAGACGTGGCGACGCGGGCCGGGGTTGCGAAAACGACCCTGTACCGCCGCTGGGCGGGCAAGAATGCGCTCGTGGTCGATGCCGTCGCGGCGCTCTTCGACGAGCTTGAGCTACCGGATCGGGGAAGCCTCGCCGCCGACGTCGAAGGCGTGGTGCTGCAATTCGCCGCCCTCCTGGACCGCCCGGAGACCAAGACGGCGTTGATGGCGCTGATCGCCGAGTCGACGACGGACAACGCCCTCAGGGCTCGCATCCGCTCATCGATCGTCGACCGCCAGAAGCGGCTCGTCCTGGAGGGGCGCGCCCGCGCCCAGGGGCGCGGGGAACTACCGACGGAGAGTGACCCCGAGGCCGCGGCCCGTACGGCAGACCTGATCTTCGACGTGATCGCGGGCGCGGTGGTGCACCGGGCCTTGGTGAGTGCCGAACTAGTTGACGCGGAATGGGCCCAAGGCTTCACGAAGCTCCTGCTCAACGGCCTGACCGCATCGGCAACGGCCTGA
- a CDS encoding ATP-binding protein: MTTLFLTVGLPGAGKTTRARQLAKEHSALRLTPDEWMIPLFGDPQPEGKRDVLEGRLLWLGLEALRLGTNVVLDFGCWSRDERSAIRWLVMSVGASCQLVYVPVDHETQRARVAHRQSTAPDQTFAMSETDLVRWRTLFEEPDVAELEGHGVGVPPPGWSGWLEWATDRWPSLA, from the coding sequence GTGACGACGTTGTTCCTGACGGTCGGCCTGCCAGGGGCCGGAAAGACCACGAGAGCTCGGCAGCTGGCCAAGGAGCACAGCGCTCTGCGGCTGACGCCGGATGAGTGGATGATCCCGCTGTTCGGCGACCCGCAGCCGGAGGGGAAGCGCGATGTGCTGGAAGGACGGCTGCTCTGGCTTGGTCTGGAGGCGCTGAGGTTGGGAACCAACGTGGTCCTGGATTTCGGATGCTGGTCTCGTGACGAGAGATCCGCGATCCGCTGGTTGGTGATGTCTGTGGGCGCGTCCTGTCAGCTTGTGTATGTGCCGGTGGACCACGAGACCCAACGCGCTCGGGTCGCCCATCGCCAGTCGACCGCCCCTGATCAGACCTTCGCGATGAGCGAGACAGACCTCGTGCGCTGGAGGACGCTGTTCGAGGAGCCCGATGTCGCGGAACTCGAGGGCCATGGGGTTGGAGTTCCGCCTCCTGGGTGGTCAGGCTGGCTGGAGTGGGCTACCGATCGGTGGCCGTCGCTCGCGTGA
- a CDS encoding tetratricopeptide repeat protein yields the protein MQPRNMSMSGVVDLAAVKAAQEAKAKAEQARAEAARQGGGGGAVSPADLVIDVDEAGFERDALQRSTEVPVVIDFWAEWCQPCKQLSPVLERLAVEYNGRFVLAKIDVDANQMLMQQFGIQGIPAVFAVVAGQALPLFQGAAGEAQIRQTLDQLVQVAEQRFGLTGLAVDAEAEPGAPEQQAPAVPAGPYDALLEAAVQALDAGDLGGAVQAYKNVLSDDPGNMEAKLGLAQAELLQRVQGLDPAQVRKDAAEKPGDAQAQIAAADLDLVGGHVEDAFGRLIDTVQRTAGEEREGVRVRLLELFEVVGAEDPRVMAARRALARALF from the coding sequence ATGCAGCCACGGAACATGTCCATGAGCGGAGTCGTCGACCTCGCCGCGGTGAAGGCGGCCCAGGAGGCCAAGGCGAAGGCGGAGCAGGCGCGGGCCGAAGCGGCACGGCAGGGCGGCGGGGGAGGAGCCGTCTCCCCGGCCGACCTCGTCATCGACGTCGACGAGGCCGGATTCGAGCGCGATGCCCTCCAGCGGTCCACCGAGGTACCCGTCGTCATCGACTTCTGGGCCGAGTGGTGTCAGCCCTGCAAGCAGCTGAGCCCGGTCCTGGAGCGGCTGGCCGTCGAGTACAACGGGCGCTTCGTCCTTGCCAAGATCGACGTCGACGCCAATCAGATGCTGATGCAGCAGTTCGGGATCCAGGGGATTCCCGCTGTCTTCGCCGTGGTGGCGGGACAGGCGCTGCCGCTCTTCCAGGGGGCCGCAGGCGAGGCGCAGATCCGGCAGACGCTCGACCAGCTCGTCCAGGTCGCCGAGCAGCGCTTCGGCCTCACCGGCCTGGCCGTCGACGCCGAGGCCGAGCCCGGCGCCCCCGAGCAGCAGGCTCCCGCGGTACCGGCGGGGCCGTACGACGCCCTGCTCGAAGCCGCCGTACAGGCCCTGGACGCGGGCGACTTGGGCGGTGCCGTACAGGCGTACAAGAACGTGCTGAGCGACGACCCGGGCAACATGGAGGCCAAACTCGGCCTCGCCCAGGCCGAGTTGCTCCAGCGGGTGCAGGGGCTCGACCCGGCGCAGGTGCGCAAGGACGCCGCCGAGAAGCCGGGTGATGCACAGGCGCAGATCGCCGCCGCCGACCTGGATCTGGTGGGCGGACATGTCGAGGACGCGTTCGGGCGGCTCATCGACACCGTGCAGCGCACGGCGGGCGAGGAGCGGGAGGGCGTACGGGTGCGGCTGCTCGAACTCTTCGAGGTGGTCGGCGCCGAGGATCCGCGAGTCATGGCGGCGCGCAGGGCGCTGGCGCGCGCCCTGTTCTGA
- a CDS encoding ATP-dependent 6-phosphofructokinase: protein MRIGVLTAGGDCPGLNAVIRSVVHRAVAHYGDEVIGFEDGYAGLLDGRYRNLDLDDVSGILARGGTILGSSRLQRDRLREACEGAQDEMREFGIDALIPIGGEGTLTAARMLSDVGLPVVGVPKTIDNDISSTDRTFGFDTAVGVATEAMDRLKTTAESHQRVMVVEVMGRHAGWIALESGMAAGAHGICLPERAFDPGDLVKMVEERFARGKKFAVLCVAEGAHPAEGTMDYGHGEIDQFGHERFQGIGTALAYELERRLGKEAKPVILGHVQRGGVPTAYDRVLATRFGWHAVEAAHRGEFGKMTALRGTDIMMVPLAEAVTELKTVPKDRMDEAESVF from the coding sequence ATGCGTATCGGAGTTCTCACCGCAGGCGGCGACTGCCCCGGCCTGAACGCCGTGATCCGGTCGGTCGTGCACCGAGCGGTCGCACACTACGGCGACGAGGTGATCGGCTTCGAGGACGGCTACGCGGGTCTGCTCGACGGCCGCTACCGCAACCTCGACCTTGACGACGTCAGCGGCATCCTCGCCCGTGGTGGCACCATCCTCGGCTCCTCCCGCCTCCAGCGCGACCGACTGCGCGAGGCCTGTGAGGGGGCCCAGGACGAGATGCGCGAGTTCGGTATCGACGCGCTCATCCCGATCGGCGGCGAGGGCACGCTGACGGCGGCACGCATGCTGTCGGACGTGGGCCTGCCGGTCGTCGGCGTACCGAAGACGATCGACAACGACATCTCGTCCACGGACCGCACCTTCGGCTTCGACACGGCGGTGGGCGTGGCCACGGAGGCGATGGACCGCCTCAAGACCACCGCCGAGTCGCACCAGCGCGTCATGGTCGTCGAGGTCATGGGCCGCCACGCCGGCTGGATCGCGCTGGAGTCCGGCATGGCCGCCGGCGCCCACGGCATCTGCCTGCCCGAGCGGGCCTTCGACCCGGGCGACCTGGTCAAGATGGTCGAGGAGCGCTTCGCCCGCGGGAAGAAGTTCGCGGTCCTGTGCGTGGCCGAGGGCGCCCACCCCGCCGAGGGCACCATGGACTACGGCCACGGCGAGATCGACCAGTTCGGCCACGAGCGCTTCCAGGGCATCGGCACGGCACTCGCGTACGAACTGGAGCGGCGGCTCGGCAAGGAGGCCAAGCCGGTCATCCTCGGTCACGTCCAGCGTGGCGGCGTACCGACCGCGTACGACCGTGTCCTCGCCACCCGCTTCGGCTGGCACGCGGTCGAGGCCGCGCACCGGGGCGAGTTCGGCAAGATGACCGCGCTGCGCGGCACGGACATCATGATGGTGCCGCTGGCCGAAGCGGTGACCGAGCTGAAGACCGTGCCGAAGGACCGTATGGACGAGGCGGAGTCGGTGTTCTAA
- a CDS encoding AlpA family transcriptional regulator: protein MTITIPGYEDARQAAERLKVTVQHVYNLNSSRADFPAPVYVGRTPLWPVDRLDAWRAAHPKRGD from the coding sequence ATGACCATCACGATTCCTGGATATGAAGACGCCCGGCAGGCGGCTGAACGGCTCAAGGTCACCGTCCAGCACGTCTACAACCTCAACAGCAGCCGCGCCGACTTTCCTGCCCCTGTCTACGTTGGCCGCACCCCCCTTTGGCCCGTCGACCGGCTCGACGCCTGGCGCGCAGCGCACCCGAAGCGCGGAGATTAG
- a CDS encoding PPOX class F420-dependent oxidoreductase: MYEVNGKVEGHIRERLLAPNFWHLATVGPDGTPQISPMWADVEDEFVMVNTAIGRVKEENLRRNPNVSLSHHDPDNPYDRVEIRGRVVRFVEGEEAERSMDRLTQKYIGQERYPWLLPGERRVMLLIEPVRVRRVVGVEPFRPGVLPQG; the protein is encoded by the coding sequence ATGTACGAAGTGAATGGCAAGGTAGAGGGGCATATTCGCGAGCGGCTGCTGGCGCCCAACTTCTGGCACCTCGCGACGGTCGGCCCGGACGGGACGCCGCAGATCTCGCCCATGTGGGCGGATGTCGAAGATGAGTTCGTGATGGTCAACACGGCAATCGGACGTGTGAAGGAGGAGAACCTGCGGCGCAATCCGAACGTCTCCCTGTCCCACCACGACCCCGACAACCCCTACGACCGGGTGGAGATCCGGGGCAGGGTCGTACGGTTCGTCGAGGGCGAGGAGGCCGAGCGGTCGATGGACCGGCTCACGCAGAAGTACATCGGTCAGGAGCGGTATCCCTGGCTGCTGCCGGGGGAGCGGCGTGTGATGCTGCTGATCGAGCCGGTGCGGGTGCGGAGGGTCGTGGGAGTGGAGCCGTTCCGTCCAGGGGTGCTGCCTCAGGGGTGA
- a CDS encoding helix-turn-helix transcriptional regulator — protein MWRVRRPQALPNQPGPPFNAPAARRLRTALGMGPEHVAHDLRALYGMPYVTLDLVVAWERGALTPTSPELTALAGVLWCSPGELIGQPRTLREHRIARGMAPEDVARTVGVELVAYLRMEETDDWRGTDRQSSALADLLGLSLPDFVTVTGRDPKLADLLRGAVTTRWQAYVRPVGKMVPLDRHLLEVTLQELYQEYQGRMVATLSWGGGSGSSDRFGRDFLDRILDHFWTRLSDRSPGTV, from the coding sequence TTGTGGCGCGTGCGCCGACCCCAAGCTCTGCCGAACCAGCCAGGTCCCCCCTTCAACGCCCCCGCCGCCCGCAGACTCCGTACCGCGCTCGGCATGGGGCCCGAACATGTCGCCCACGACCTGCGGGCGTTGTACGGCATGCCGTACGTCACCCTGGATCTCGTCGTCGCCTGGGAACGCGGCGCCCTCACCCCCACCAGCCCCGAACTCACCGCACTCGCGGGTGTGTTGTGGTGCTCGCCGGGCGAACTGATCGGTCAGCCGCGGACCTTGCGCGAGCACCGCATCGCCCGTGGGATGGCACCCGAGGACGTCGCCCGTACCGTCGGGGTCGAACTCGTCGCATATCTCCGGATGGAGGAGACCGACGACTGGCGCGGCACCGACCGCCAGTCCTCCGCCCTCGCCGACCTGCTCGGCCTGTCGCTGCCCGACTTCGTCACCGTCACCGGCCGCGACCCGAAGCTGGCGGATCTGCTGCGCGGCGCTGTGACGACGCGCTGGCAGGCGTACGTCCGGCCGGTCGGGAAGATGGTGCCCCTGGACCGGCACCTTCTGGAGGTCACCCTCCAGGAGCTGTACCAGGAGTATCAGGGGCGGATGGTCGCCACGCTCAGCTGGGGCGGCGGCTCAGGGAGCTCGGACCGGTTCGGCCGCGACTTCCTCGACCGGATCCTGGACCATTTCTGGACCCGGCTCAGTGATCGTTCTCCAGGTACCGTCTGA
- the pyk gene encoding pyruvate kinase translates to MRRSKIVCTLGPAVDSHEQLVALIEAGMNVARFNFSHGTHAEHQGRYDRVRAASKETGRAIGVLADLQGPKIRLETFTEGPVELERGDEFVITTEDVPGDKQICGTTYKGLPGDVSRGDQILINDGNVELKVLDVEGQRVKSIVIEGGVVSDHKGINLPGAAVNVPALSDKDVEDLRFALRMGCDMVALSFVRDAKDVEDVHKVMDEEGRRVPVIAKVEKPQAVENMEGVVMAFDAVMVARGDLAVEYPLEKVPMVQKRLIELCRRNAKPVIVATQMMESMITNSRPTRAEASDVANAILDGADAVMLSAESSVGAYPIETVKTMSKIVVAAEQELMSKGLQPLVPGKKPRTQGGSVARAACEIADFLGGRGLIAFTKSGDTARRLCRYRASQPILAFTTDESTRNQLTLSWGVESHVVPFVNSTDEMVDLVDGEVLKLGRFNAGDTLIITAGSPPGVPGTTNMVRVHHLGGAAK, encoded by the coding sequence ATGCGCCGTTCGAAAATCGTCTGTACTCTCGGCCCCGCGGTCGACTCCCACGAGCAACTCGTCGCGCTGATCGAGGCCGGCATGAACGTGGCCCGCTTCAACTTCAGCCACGGCACCCACGCCGAGCACCAGGGACGGTACGACCGTGTCCGCGCCGCCTCCAAGGAGACCGGCCGCGCGATCGGCGTCCTCGCCGACCTGCAGGGCCCCAAGATCCGGCTGGAGACCTTCACCGAGGGCCCGGTGGAGTTGGAGCGCGGTGACGAGTTCGTCATCACCACCGAGGACGTCCCGGGCGACAAGCAGATCTGCGGGACGACCTACAAGGGCCTGCCCGGTGACGTCTCCCGCGGCGACCAGATCCTGATCAACGACGGCAACGTCGAGCTGAAGGTGCTGGACGTCGAGGGCCAGCGGGTCAAGTCGATCGTCATCGAGGGCGGTGTCGTCTCCGACCACAAGGGCATCAACCTGCCCGGTGCGGCCGTCAACGTCCCGGCGCTGTCCGACAAGGACGTCGAGGACCTCCGCTTCGCCCTCCGCATGGGCTGCGACATGGTCGCCCTGTCCTTCGTGCGGGACGCCAAGGACGTCGAGGACGTCCACAAGGTGATGGACGAGGAGGGCCGCCGCGTCCCCGTCATCGCCAAGGTGGAGAAGCCCCAGGCGGTGGAGAACATGGAGGGCGTCGTGATGGCGTTCGACGCCGTCATGGTGGCCCGCGGTGACCTGGCCGTCGAGTACCCGCTCGAGAAGGTCCCGATGGTGCAGAAGCGCCTGATCGAGCTGTGCCGGCGCAACGCCAAGCCGGTGATCGTGGCGACCCAGATGATGGAGTCGATGATCACCAACTCCCGCCCGACCCGCGCAGAGGCCTCCGACGTGGCCAACGCGATCCTGGACGGCGCGGACGCGGTGATGCTGTCGGCGGAGTCTTCCGTCGGCGCCTACCCGATCGAGACGGTCAAGACGATGTCGAAGATCGTCGTCGCGGCCGAGCAGGAGCTGATGTCGAAGGGCCTCCAGCCCCTGGTCCCCGGCAAGAAGCCGCGCACGCAGGGCGGTTCGGTCGCCCGCGCCGCCTGCGAGATCGCCGACTTCCTCGGCGGCAGGGGCCTGATCGCCTTCACCAAGTCCGGCGACACGGCCCGCCGCCTGTGCCGCTACCGGGCCTCCCAGCCGATCCTCGCCTTCACGACGGACGAGTCCACCCGCAACCAGCTCACCCTCAGCTGGGGCGTCGAGTCCCACGTCGTCCCCTTCGTCAACAGCACCGACGAGATGGTCGACCTGGTCGACGGCGAAGTCCTCAAACTCGGCCGCTTCAATGCCGGCGACACCCTCATCATCACGGCGGGGTCGCCTCCTGGGGTGCCGGGCACCACGAACATGGTGCGGGTGCACCACTTGGGCGGCGCGGCGAAGTAA
- a CDS encoding acetate kinase, with translation MSSSRVLVLNSGSSSVKYQLLDMRDGSRLAVGLVERIGEETSRLKHTPLTTGESREWTGPISDHEAALKAVSEELTRDGLGLDSPELAAIGHRVVHGGLHFTEPTVIDDAVLAEIERLIPVAPLHNPANLTGIRTAQALRPDLPQVAVFDTAFHTTMPESAARYAIDVKTADEHRIRRYGFHGTSHAYVSRATAELLGKDPADVNVIVLHLGNGASASAVEGGRCVDTSMGLTPLEGLVMGTRSGDMDPAVIFHLMRVGGMSTDEIDTLLNKKSGLIGLCGDNDMREIRRRIDEGDEQAKLAFDIYIHRLKKYIGAYYAVLGRVDAVAFTAGVGENASPVREAAVAGLEALGLAVDSELNAVRSDGPRLISPESARVAVAVVPTDEELEIATQTYALVNGSRNLT, from the coding sequence GTGAGCTCGTCCCGCGTCCTCGTCCTGAACTCCGGCTCCTCGTCAGTGAAGTACCAGCTGCTCGACATGCGCGACGGCAGCCGGCTGGCGGTGGGCCTGGTCGAGCGGATCGGTGAGGAGACCTCCCGGCTCAAGCACACCCCTCTTACCACCGGCGAGTCCCGTGAGTGGACCGGCCCGATCTCCGACCACGAGGCCGCGCTGAAGGCCGTATCGGAAGAACTGACGAGAGACGGGCTCGGCCTGGACTCGCCCGAGCTGGCCGCGATCGGCCACCGGGTGGTGCACGGCGGCCTGCACTTCACCGAGCCGACCGTGATCGACGACGCCGTACTCGCCGAGATCGAGCGGCTGATCCCGGTCGCCCCGCTGCACAACCCCGCCAACCTCACCGGCATCCGCACCGCCCAGGCGCTGCGCCCCGACCTGCCCCAGGTCGCCGTCTTCGACACCGCGTTCCACACGACGATGCCGGAGTCCGCGGCGCGCTACGCGATCGACGTGAAGACCGCCGACGAGCACCGGATCCGCCGGTACGGCTTCCACGGGACGTCGCACGCGTACGTCTCCCGGGCGACCGCCGAGCTGCTGGGCAAGGACCCTGCCGACGTCAATGTGATCGTCCTGCACCTCGGGAACGGTGCGTCCGCCTCGGCGGTCGAGGGCGGTCGATGTGTCGACACCTCCATGGGGCTGACGCCTTTGGAGGGGCTGGTGATGGGTACGCGGTCCGGGGACATGGATCCTGCCGTCATCTTCCATTTGATGCGCGTTGGCGGAATGTCCACGGACGAGATCGACACTCTCCTCAACAAGAAGAGTGGCCTGATCGGTCTGTGCGGGGACAACGACATGCGGGAGATCCGCCGCCGGATCGACGAGGGTGACGAACAGGCGAAGCTGGCCTTCGACATCTACATTCACCGGCTGAAGAAGTACATCGGCGCCTATTACGCCGTACTCGGACGGGTGGACGCGGTCGCCTTCACAGCGGGAGTCGGGGAAAACGCGAGCCCAGTGCGGGAAGCTGCCGTGGCGGGCCTGGAGGCGCTGGGCCTGGCCGTCGACAGCGAGCTGAACGCCGTACGGAGTGACGGGCCGCGGCTGATCTCGCCGGAGTCCGCGCGGGTCGCCGTCGCCGTGGTGCCGACCGATGAGGAACTGGAGATTGCGACACAGACGTATGCGCTCGTGAATGGTTCTCGGAATCTCACCTGA